In Drosophila bipectinata strain 14024-0381.07 chromosome 2R, DbipHiC1v2, whole genome shotgun sequence, one genomic interval encodes:
- the Jabba gene encoding uncharacterized protein Jabba isoform X6 has product MAQETKTVAGAKDKHQMQLQQQQQPPQPQRQQRTDHIDEDEVSELQMPRNFYDRVREQAERFASTWIGQFVIERTDRALRMIEDTAKWSLPQEKTSAPLERPLPWGPFLMLIILLRLTRVWLSVGALMIGNGPIAPSDMVYFIQTRRRKLRAIRVHGLKVMRQRQQELAYSSGKGLTQKLTQWLSKAMCRPGVQRANSGRLFAVRNMEQTTQTSPAVMKRPREEDPCADPDHNLTIDQMLAKYANENSDNDSDFVPNLEEEDSSSNTSSDESSSESHSSDEISSGEREEMANQVKPVKPGVVMENGVHNKAEEKENDKGKLNTIPAPNTNGSNDKEQAEVAPDQALSEKAKLSQFIVSDGFSSLPIAKPESQWKSSPGPVCAAKPNPGHLNSTAAAGSPTYFNSNLGTQAPPKTSLPSALGNSFHPRFEAQ; this is encoded by the exons ATGGCTCAGGAGACAAAGACGGTGGCGGGCGCCAAAGATAAGCATCAGATgcagctccagcagcagcagcagccgccgcagCCCCAGAGGCAGCAGCGCACCGACCACATCGACGAGGATGAAGTCAGCGAACTGCAGATGCCGCGCAATTTCTACGACCGAGTCCGGGAGCAGGCGGAGCGGTTCGCCAGCACGTGGATTGGTCAGTTCGTGATCGAGCGCACCGACCGCGCCCTGCGGATGATCGAGGACACGGCCAAGTGGAGTCTGCCGCAGG AGAAAACATCCGCTCCCCTGGAACGCCCCCTGCCCTGGGGTCCCTTCCTGATGCTCATCATCTTGCTGCGTCTCACCCGGGTGTGGTTGTCGGTGGGCGCCCTGATGATCGGCAACGGTCCCATTGCGCCCTCGGACATGGTCTACTTCATCCAGACCAGGCGGCGTAAGCTGCGGGCCATCCGGGTGCACGGGTTGAAGGTTATGCGACAGCGCCAACAGGAACTGGCCTACAGCAGTGGCAAAGGACTCACCCAGAAGCTTACCCAGTGGCTGTCGAAGGCCATGTGTCGCCCTGGGGTCCAGCGGGCCAATAGTGGACGTCTCTTCGCCGTGAGGAATATGGAGCAG ACTACCCAAACCAGTCCGGCTGTCATGAAGCGCCCACGGGAAGAGGATCCTTGTGCCGATCCAGACCACAACCTGACCATCGACCAAATGCTGGCCAAGTACGCCAACGAGAACTCCGACAACGACTCCGACTTTGTGCCCAatctggaggaggaggactccAGCAGCAATACCAGCAGCGATGAGAGCAGCTCGGAGTCGCACTCCAGCGATGAGATCAGCAGCGGCGAGCGCGAGGAGATGGCCAATCAG GTGAAGCCAGTAAAGCCCGGAGTGGTGATGGAGAACGGAGTTCACAACAAGGCCGAGGAGAAGGAGAACGATAAGGGAAAACTGAACACCATCCCAGCACCCAATACCAATGGCAGCAACGACAAGGAGCAGGCGGAAGTTG CCCCGGATCAAGCCCTTTCcgagaaagcaaagctaagcCAGTTCATTGTTTCCGATGGATTTTCATCTT TGCCCATTGCCAAGCCGGAGAGTCAGTGGAAGTCGTCGCCAGGACCTGTGTGTGCCGCCAAACCGAATCCTGGCCACCTCAACAGCACCGCGGCTGCAG